The following are encoded together in the Paludisphaera mucosa genome:
- a CDS encoding AAA family ATPase, with amino-acid sequence MRIRSLHVGAYGRFRDLDLALDGEGVQMILGPNEAGKTTLLEFVRELLFGFAERTPYAFGPAANGKVEGGATLALDDGSLVAMRRRKGRKNTVSGSIDGRAGELDEEAFEALLGGASPNLFRSVFAFGLEELAAGERSLADQSVKSVLFSAGAAGAADPKRVLESLDAEARKLYTDQSKTLVVNRLLTDLADLSKQVKGKSIRCESYEQRRQELETAEAEADALGATLLEAARDLALREKLAKAHPPWRELGMLRRERAGLSAPEGFPADGLARFEAVEAEAARLAEERDKDLEGAARAERALADVRFDPRPIERRALIEELNRAIEAVKQARRDLPEDRRQRDAALREAADRVAGLAPDWTLDDLRGFQLTAERKDRFDRLVDERDARLKALDDLAARRARIVEERDEKAAELAELGDPVDVAPWSALMQEADAYKNDVQECDRRRAEHRKLQREVDDLLPRLAPPLASPTIRAAQLPAPPREAVARFKQDLQRIDGRVEAAEAALARDEAGLDALGREVAALAGRDADLPSRDVLDAMREGRDAGWDLVRRRFVDREDVEAEIREWLAEHAADAPPDLIAAFPETIRRADLYADDLFRHSSAVAKLEQLHALRDRVRHDREALDDLRADAAAVLNCWRGLWADCGLAPLAPEAMEGWLDRLEALRSLQARLAEHEQEGRLLRGRIDDFERRLGELTGHMGVPAARLLVVAREREREIREAEKARGDLRTAGRRLQEKADRLEAEAQARRADEPAWDARRAALLRELHLPEAWDVGLLGRVLQGLGETAAGLKLADACDVRIAAHETRLAAFEPRVRALVEEIAPELADAAPEQAAAELHARLTGSVQDRERQANLEKNRADALAEAARREERLGRLRCDREALLLAAGAETAAAYRAAAAQAARIAELERAMLDKSREFDRLREAEPLDAFVARLESADAPGLEAERAEAEARRDRVQAEKSAADRNVGSRRQALSEYERGGGDAAEIQEKVSARRAELAAVVDRYVPLVLAQHLLRQAIARFEQDARPEMLRETSRLFETMTGGRYVRVERPDDDESPLQVRRIDDEVLEPHQLSTGTREQLYLAVRLAYVLHYCGRAESLPIVMDDVLANFDDDRSRRTLRALGEISKKVQVLFLTCHPHTIELGREVFPLLRPLALAAAGKPGEPDPPKLEAEPEGSPRGGKGRRQRTLLDLSPSN; translated from the coding sequence ATGAGGATCCGATCGCTCCACGTCGGCGCGTACGGCCGCTTCCGGGACCTGGACCTGGCCCTCGACGGCGAGGGCGTCCAGATGATCCTGGGCCCCAACGAGGCCGGCAAGACGACCCTGCTGGAGTTCGTCCGCGAGCTGCTCTTCGGCTTCGCCGAGCGCACGCCCTACGCCTTCGGGCCCGCGGCCAACGGCAAGGTCGAGGGGGGCGCGACGCTCGCCCTCGACGACGGCTCGCTGGTCGCGATGCGTCGCCGCAAGGGCCGCAAGAACACGGTCTCGGGATCGATCGACGGCCGCGCCGGCGAGCTCGACGAGGAGGCGTTCGAGGCCCTGCTCGGCGGCGCCTCGCCCAACCTCTTCCGGTCCGTCTTCGCCTTCGGGCTGGAGGAGCTGGCGGCGGGCGAACGGTCGCTGGCCGACCAGAGCGTCAAGTCCGTCCTCTTCAGCGCGGGCGCCGCCGGGGCCGCCGACCCCAAGCGGGTGCTGGAGTCGCTCGACGCCGAGGCCCGCAAGCTCTACACCGACCAGTCCAAGACCCTGGTCGTGAACAGGCTGCTGACCGACCTGGCGGACCTGTCGAAGCAGGTCAAGGGCAAGAGCATCCGCTGCGAGTCGTACGAGCAGCGCCGCCAGGAGCTGGAGACCGCCGAGGCCGAGGCCGACGCCCTGGGCGCGACGCTCCTCGAGGCCGCCCGCGACCTCGCGCTGCGGGAGAAGCTGGCGAAGGCCCACCCCCCCTGGCGCGAGCTGGGGATGCTCCGCCGCGAGCGCGCCGGCCTGTCCGCCCCCGAGGGCTTCCCCGCCGACGGCCTCGCGCGGTTCGAGGCCGTCGAGGCCGAGGCCGCCCGCCTGGCCGAGGAGCGCGACAAGGACCTCGAAGGCGCCGCCCGGGCCGAGCGGGCGCTGGCCGACGTCCGCTTCGACCCCCGCCCCATCGAGCGGCGGGCGTTGATCGAGGAGCTGAACCGGGCCATCGAGGCCGTGAAGCAGGCCCGCCGCGACCTGCCCGAGGACCGCCGCCAGCGCGACGCCGCCCTCCGCGAGGCGGCCGACCGGGTCGCCGGCCTCGCCCCCGACTGGACGCTCGACGACCTCCGCGGCTTCCAGCTCACCGCCGAGCGGAAGGACCGCTTCGACCGCCTGGTCGACGAGCGCGACGCGCGGCTCAAGGCCCTCGACGACCTGGCCGCCCGCCGCGCCCGGATCGTCGAGGAGCGTGACGAGAAGGCCGCCGAGCTGGCCGAGCTGGGCGACCCGGTCGACGTCGCCCCCTGGTCCGCCCTGATGCAGGAGGCGGACGCCTACAAGAACGACGTCCAGGAATGCGACCGCCGTCGCGCCGAGCACCGCAAGCTCCAGCGCGAGGTCGACGACCTGCTCCCCCGACTGGCCCCGCCGCTGGCCTCGCCGACGATCCGCGCCGCCCAGCTCCCGGCCCCGCCGCGCGAGGCCGTCGCCCGCTTCAAGCAGGACCTCCAGAGGATCGACGGCCGGGTCGAGGCCGCGGAGGCGGCCCTGGCGCGGGACGAGGCCGGGCTCGACGCCCTGGGGCGCGAGGTCGCCGCGCTGGCCGGCCGCGACGCCGACCTCCCGAGCCGCGACGTCCTCGACGCGATGCGCGAGGGCCGCGACGCCGGCTGGGACCTGGTGCGCCGGCGGTTCGTCGACCGCGAGGACGTCGAGGCCGAAATCCGCGAGTGGCTTGCCGAGCACGCCGCGGACGCCCCGCCCGACCTGATCGCCGCCTTCCCCGAGACGATCCGTCGGGCCGACCTCTACGCCGACGACCTGTTCCGCCACTCGAGCGCCGTCGCCAAGCTGGAGCAGCTCCACGCCCTCCGCGACCGCGTCCGCCACGACCGCGAGGCGCTCGACGACCTGCGCGCCGACGCCGCCGCGGTGCTCAATTGCTGGCGCGGGCTCTGGGCCGATTGCGGCCTCGCCCCCCTCGCCCCCGAGGCGATGGAAGGCTGGCTCGACCGGCTCGAAGCCCTGCGGTCGCTCCAGGCCAGGCTCGCCGAGCATGAGCAGGAGGGCCGGCTCCTCCGCGGGCGGATCGACGATTTCGAGCGACGACTGGGCGAGCTGACCGGCCACATGGGCGTCCCGGCGGCCCGGCTGCTGGTCGTCGCCCGCGAGCGCGAGCGGGAGATCCGCGAGGCCGAGAAGGCCCGCGGCGACCTCCGCACGGCCGGCCGCCGCCTCCAGGAGAAGGCCGACCGGCTGGAGGCCGAAGCCCAGGCCCGCCGGGCCGACGAGCCCGCGTGGGACGCCCGCCGCGCCGCCCTGCTGCGGGAACTTCACCTGCCCGAGGCCTGGGACGTCGGCCTCCTGGGCCGCGTGCTCCAGGGGCTCGGCGAGACGGCCGCCGGCCTGAAGCTGGCCGACGCCTGCGACGTCCGCATCGCGGCCCACGAGACCCGGCTCGCCGCGTTCGAGCCCCGGGTGCGGGCGCTCGTCGAGGAGATCGCGCCCGAGCTGGCCGACGCGGCCCCCGAACAGGCCGCCGCCGAGCTGCACGCCCGGCTGACCGGGAGCGTCCAGGACCGAGAACGCCAGGCGAACCTGGAGAAGAACCGGGCCGACGCCCTCGCCGAGGCCGCCCGCCGCGAAGAGCGCCTGGGCCGGCTGCGGTGCGATCGCGAGGCCCTTCTGCTCGCCGCCGGCGCCGAGACCGCCGCCGCCTATCGCGCGGCCGCCGCGCAGGCCGCGCGGATCGCCGAGCTGGAACGGGCGATGCTCGACAAGTCCCGCGAGTTCGACCGCCTCCGCGAGGCCGAGCCGCTCGACGCCTTCGTCGCCCGGCTGGAGTCGGCCGACGCGCCCGGGTTGGAAGCCGAGCGGGCCGAGGCCGAGGCCCGTCGCGACCGCGTCCAGGCCGAGAAGTCGGCCGCCGACCGGAACGTCGGCTCGCGGCGTCAGGCCCTCTCGGAGTACGAGCGCGGCGGCGGCGACGCGGCCGAGATCCAGGAGAAGGTCTCCGCCCGCCGCGCCGAGCTGGCCGCGGTCGTCGATCGCTACGTCCCCCTGGTCCTCGCCCAGCACCTGCTCAGACAGGCGATCGCCCGGTTCGAGCAGGACGCCCGGCCCGAGATGCTGCGCGAGACCTCGCGGCTGTTCGAGACGATGACCGGCGGCCGGTACGTCCGCGTCGAGCGGCCGGACGACGACGAGTCGCCCTTGCAGGTCCGCCGGATCGACGACGAGGTTTTGGAGCCCCATCAGCTCTCCACCGGCACCCGCGAGCAGCTCTACCTGGCCGTCCGGCTGGCCTACGTCCTGCACTATTGCGGCCGCGCCGAGTCCCTGCCTATCGTGATGGACGACGTGCTCGCGAACTTCGACGACGACCGCTCCCGGCGAACCCTCCGGGCGCTGGGCGAGATCTCCAAGAAGGTGCAGGTCCTCTTCCTGACATGCCACCCGCACACGATCGAGCTCGGCCGCGAGGTC
- a CDS encoding metallophosphoesterase family protein → MKFVHAADLHVDSPLRGLEHYEGAPVERVRLATRAALANLVRVCVDEEASFLIVSGDLFDGDWNDFNTALFAAAQMRILRNQGIRVFVIRGNHDSRDEMSYRVPWPDNLHMLDCRAPETIVLEDLGVAIHGMSFPRRELTENLVPRYPKPIKGLVNVGLLHTNATGSLDHDSYAPCSVNELAAKGYDYWGLGHIHKREILHEGPYVVYPGNTQGRHVRETGDKGCMVATVADGEVSALRFRSTDVLRWRRETLTLLPEDGVDELIDAARVRLKAVADEADGRLVAVRLEVKGRCRAHRILGDETRRLETTAQLRALPGEFTDDLWVEKIKLETDHPLDRDQLRKGRDVLGDLLRSIDAVRADEKALTELGGHVRKLANKVALELKDEGGLDFTAPDQLARWLRQAEDELLNRLTTEPRP, encoded by the coding sequence ATGAAGTTCGTCCACGCCGCCGACCTGCACGTCGACAGCCCCCTGCGCGGGCTGGAGCACTACGAGGGCGCCCCCGTCGAGCGCGTCCGGCTCGCCACCCGCGCCGCGCTGGCGAACCTGGTGCGGGTCTGCGTCGACGAGGAGGCGTCGTTCCTGATCGTCTCCGGCGACCTCTTCGACGGCGACTGGAACGACTTCAACACGGCCCTCTTCGCCGCCGCCCAGATGCGGATCCTGCGCAACCAGGGGATCCGCGTCTTCGTGATCCGGGGCAACCACGACTCGCGCGACGAGATGAGCTACCGGGTCCCCTGGCCCGACAACCTCCACATGCTCGACTGCCGCGCGCCCGAGACCATCGTCCTGGAAGACCTGGGCGTCGCGATCCACGGCATGAGCTTCCCCCGCCGCGAGCTGACCGAGAACCTCGTCCCGCGCTACCCGAAACCCATCAAAGGGCTGGTGAACGTCGGCCTGCTGCACACCAACGCCACCGGCTCGCTCGACCACGACTCGTACGCCCCCTGCTCGGTGAACGAGCTGGCCGCCAAGGGCTACGACTACTGGGGCCTGGGCCACATCCACAAGCGCGAGATCCTCCACGAGGGACCCTACGTCGTCTACCCGGGCAACACCCAGGGCCGGCACGTCCGCGAGACGGGCGACAAGGGCTGCATGGTCGCGACCGTCGCCGACGGCGAGGTCTCGGCGCTGCGGTTCCGCTCCACCGACGTCCTCCGATGGCGCCGCGAGACGCTGACGCTGCTCCCCGAGGACGGCGTCGACGAGCTGATCGACGCGGCCCGCGTGCGCCTCAAGGCCGTCGCCGACGAGGCCGACGGCCGCCTGGTCGCGGTCCGCCTGGAGGTCAAGGGCCGCTGCCGGGCGCATCGGATCCTGGGCGACGAGACCCGGCGGCTGGAGACCACGGCCCAGCTCCGCGCCCTCCCCGGCGAGTTCACCGACGACCTCTGGGTCGAGAAGATCAAGCTCGAGACCGACCACCCGCTCGACCGCGACCAGCTCCGCAAGGGCCGCGACGTCCTCGGCGACCTGCTCCGGTCCATCGACGCCGTCCGGGCCGACGAGAAGGCGCTGACGGAACTCGGCGGCCACGTCCGCAAGCTCGCCAACAAGGTGGCCCTGGAGCTGAAGGACGAGGGGGGCCTCGACTTCACCGCCCCCGACCAGCTCGCCCGCTGGCTCCGGCAGGCCGAGGACGAGTTGCTCAACCGCCTGACGACGGAGCCCCGCCCATGA
- a CDS encoding tetratricopeptide repeat protein: MPTHRRSRGLSLAVLAALATTATAAGQDAVAKAREQRTRGVALHRGKDYVQAVAAFTEAIRLDPRDALAYYDRAIAWAEIPDVEKALADYGRALEIDPNLAPAYVGRGRIRAARGETAAAIADYTQAVAADPKDPLAYFARAQAEASRRGYDPALADYDRAIHLDPSKALYHLSRGDVRRARGDLAGALDDFTRALRLDPNLVDAYDARGATAFEQGRFLDAVEDFSRAVKIAPGDARARLGRATCLFELHEYDLAAEDYGRALDVDPRLADARYGRGRALAQQGKYDEAAADYDEVLKFAPDHPSARTGRGIVRLLQGRFVAAAADLDAALAKNPDDAVAATHLARLLAASPDSRLRDGVRAKALAERARASTRESEPHALAALAAADAELGRFDAAAAWQAMALNLFTDPADRNKAQARLDLYKQGKPLRDPAP, from the coding sequence ATGCCCACGCACCGCCGATCCCGAGGCCTGTCGCTGGCGGTCCTCGCCGCGCTCGCGACGACCGCGACGGCCGCCGGCCAGGACGCCGTCGCGAAGGCGCGCGAGCAGCGGACGCGGGGCGTCGCGCTCCATCGCGGGAAGGATTACGTGCAGGCCGTCGCGGCGTTCACCGAGGCGATCCGGCTCGACCCCCGAGACGCCCTGGCGTACTACGACCGCGCGATCGCCTGGGCCGAGATCCCCGACGTCGAAAAGGCCCTGGCCGACTATGGCCGGGCCCTGGAGATCGACCCCAACCTGGCCCCGGCCTACGTCGGCCGCGGCCGGATCCGCGCGGCGCGGGGCGAGACCGCCGCGGCGATCGCCGACTACACCCAGGCCGTCGCCGCCGACCCCAAGGACCCCCTGGCCTACTTCGCCCGCGCCCAGGCCGAGGCCTCCCGGCGGGGCTACGACCCGGCCCTCGCCGACTACGACCGGGCCATCCACCTCGACCCGTCGAAGGCGCTCTACCACCTCAGCCGCGGCGACGTCCGCCGCGCCCGGGGCGACCTGGCGGGGGCCCTCGACGACTTCACCCGCGCGCTCCGGCTCGACCCCAACCTGGTCGACGCCTACGACGCGCGAGGCGCTACCGCCTTCGAGCAGGGCCGGTTCCTCGACGCCGTCGAGGACTTCAGCCGCGCGGTCAAGATCGCCCCCGGCGACGCCCGGGCGCGCCTCGGCCGCGCCACCTGCCTGTTCGAGCTGCACGAGTACGACCTGGCCGCCGAGGACTACGGCCGGGCCCTGGACGTCGACCCCAGGCTCGCCGACGCCCGCTACGGCCGGGGCCGGGCCCTGGCCCAGCAAGGGAAGTACGACGAGGCCGCCGCCGACTACGACGAGGTGCTGAAGTTCGCCCCGGACCACCCCTCCGCACGCACCGGTCGGGGGATCGTCCGGCTCCTCCAGGGGCGGTTCGTGGCGGCCGCGGCCGACCTCGACGCCGCCCTCGCCAAGAATCCCGACGACGCCGTCGCGGCGACCCACCTCGCCCGGCTTCTCGCCGCCAGCCCCGACTCCAGGCTCCGCGACGGCGTCCGGGCCAAGGCCCTGGCCGAGCGAGCCCGCGCCTCGACCAGGGAGTCCGAGCCCCACGCCCTGGCCGCCCTCGCCGCCGCCGACGCCGAGCTCGGCCGCTTCGACGCCGCCGCCGCCTGGCAGGCCATGGCCCTGAACCTCTTCACCGACCCCGCGGACCGGAACAAGGCGCAGGCCCGGCTCGACCTATACAAGCAGGGCAAGCCCCTCCGCGACCCCGCCCCTTGA
- the galE gene encoding UDP-glucose 4-epimerase GalE, whose amino-acid sequence MNVLVSGGAGYVGSHAARMLSRAGHEVWAYDNLVFGHRGAVAPGRLIEGDLLDKAKVVATLREHQIDAVMHFAAFAYVGESVTDPAKYYHNNIVGTLSLMDAMREAGVWRIVFSSTCATYGEPESVPIRETQAQNPINPYGYTKLVIERALSDFAKAYGWGYAALRYFNAAGASTDGDLGEDHDPETHLIPLVLQVALGQREHITIFGDKLPTPDGTCIRDYIHVDDLASAHISALEKLGRGTEFRCNLGTGQGTSVKEVIDACRAITGRPIPAVVAPPRAGDPPALIADAGLARRELGWVPRYTSITPIVETAWKWHESHPDGYAD is encoded by the coding sequence ATGAACGTGCTCGTTTCGGGGGGCGCCGGATACGTGGGGTCGCATGCGGCCCGGATGCTGTCGCGGGCCGGCCACGAGGTCTGGGCCTACGACAACCTGGTCTTCGGCCATCGCGGCGCGGTCGCGCCCGGGAGGCTGATCGAGGGCGACCTGCTGGACAAGGCCAAGGTCGTCGCGACGCTGCGCGAGCACCAGATCGACGCCGTGATGCATTTCGCCGCCTTCGCCTACGTCGGCGAGTCGGTCACGGACCCGGCGAAGTATTATCACAACAACATCGTCGGCACCCTCTCGCTCATGGATGCGATGCGCGAGGCCGGCGTCTGGCGGATCGTCTTCTCCAGCACCTGCGCCACCTACGGCGAGCCCGAGAGCGTCCCGATCCGCGAGACCCAGGCCCAGAATCCGATCAACCCGTATGGATACACCAAGCTGGTGATCGAGCGGGCGCTGTCGGACTTCGCCAAGGCCTACGGCTGGGGCTACGCGGCGCTTCGGTACTTCAACGCGGCCGGCGCCTCGACCGACGGCGACCTCGGCGAGGACCATGACCCGGAGACGCACCTGATCCCGCTGGTCCTCCAGGTGGCGCTCGGCCAACGCGAACACATCACCATCTTCGGCGACAAGCTCCCCACGCCCGACGGGACCTGCATCCGCGACTATATCCACGTCGACGACCTGGCCTCGGCCCACATCTCGGCGCTGGAGAAGCTCGGCCGCGGGACGGAGTTCCGCTGCAACCTGGGCACCGGCCAGGGGACGAGCGTCAAGGAGGTGATCGACGCCTGCCGCGCGATCACCGGCCGGCCGATCCCGGCCGTCGTCGCGCCTCCCCGCGCCGGCGACCCGCCGGCCCTCATCGCCGACGCCGGCCTCGCCCGCCGCGAGCTGGGTTGGGTGCCCCGCTACACGAGCATCACGCCGATCGTCGAGACCGCCTGGAAGTGGCACGAATCGCATCCCGACGGCTACGCCGACTGA
- a CDS encoding biopolymer transporter ExbD — protein sequence MASWDVFHSDRLELARGLSSEEVRAGVASGAIRDDDLARPSGTTAAWVRVAEVPELIAPPNPSPAPAPAAVPSPPPPAEPDDYEVLAEDPEPPPAAVEEDFEEVDLSFPVLDDEPARPVPAPPAWAWDDDDEDEDEEAAEELEVEEDDEPEPEDEPDEPPAPAVREAAVASWEPTEDDLDFDRGGSGGASGSRVALPTVRSRDYDDRGGGELDDEDDEDGGVVSLTRSGPPRVEELDLAAMVDVAFQLVLFFLVTATTILYKTLEIPKPSAEAPPEAVAQGRNRTIEDLKEDYILVEIDPEGNIQIDREPVAARMADLAERLRTAREKTSRTTMLLSADFATPHRSAVLAYDAANEIGLGIAIAKPLPPQGPPPALRPAPAAAKKAGA from the coding sequence ATGGCATCCTGGGACGTCTTCCATTCCGATCGCCTGGAGCTGGCCCGGGGCCTGTCCTCGGAGGAGGTCCGGGCCGGGGTCGCCTCGGGCGCGATCCGCGACGACGACCTGGCGCGGCCGTCGGGCACGACGGCCGCCTGGGTCCGCGTCGCCGAGGTCCCCGAGCTGATCGCCCCCCCGAACCCGTCGCCGGCCCCGGCCCCGGCCGCAGTCCCGAGCCCCCCGCCGCCGGCCGAGCCCGACGATTACGAAGTGCTGGCCGAGGATCCCGAGCCGCCCCCCGCCGCCGTCGAGGAGGACTTCGAGGAGGTCGATCTCTCGTTCCCCGTCCTCGACGACGAGCCCGCCCGGCCGGTCCCCGCCCCGCCCGCCTGGGCCTGGGACGACGACGACGAGGACGAGGACGAGGAGGCCGCCGAGGAGCTGGAGGTCGAGGAGGACGACGAGCCCGAGCCCGAAGACGAGCCGGACGAGCCCCCGGCCCCGGCCGTGCGGGAAGCGGCCGTCGCCTCGTGGGAGCCGACCGAGGACGACCTGGACTTCGACCGCGGGGGCTCCGGAGGCGCCTCCGGCAGCCGCGTGGCCCTGCCCACGGTCCGCTCGCGCGACTACGACGACCGGGGGGGCGGCGAGCTCGACGACGAGGACGACGAGGACGGCGGCGTCGTCTCGCTCACCCGCTCGGGCCCGCCCCGGGTCGAGGAGCTGGACCTGGCGGCGATGGTCGACGTGGCCTTCCAGCTCGTCCTCTTCTTCCTGGTCACGGCGACGACCATCCTCTACAAGACGCTGGAGATCCCCAAGCCGTCCGCCGAGGCCCCGCCCGAGGCCGTCGCGCAGGGCCGCAACCGGACGATCGAGGACCTGAAGGAGGACTACATCCTGGTCGAGATCGACCCCGAGGGGAACATCCAGATCGACCGCGAGCCCGTCGCCGCCCGGATGGCGGACCTGGCCGAACGCCTGCGGACGGCCCGCGAGAAGACGAGCCGCACGACCATGCTGCTCTCGGCCGACTTCGCCACCCCCCACCGCAGCGCCGTGCTCGCCTACGACGCCGCCAACGAGATCGGCCTGGGCATCGCCATCGCCAAGCCCCTCCCTCCCCAGGGCCCCCCCCCGGCCCTGCGGCCCGCGCCCGCCGCGGCGAAGAAGGCGGGGGCCTGA
- a CDS encoding ExbD/TolR family protein, producing the protein MLLRRDATEERDEHIDMTPMVDVVFQLMTFMLFSSQMSGGELVDVPAARHGVGVEQSAATFLTLLEPKSPGAEPQLLLGHGNGPPATLDQAKRAVDQAARQGIRKVILQADGDVPHGKVLEVAAAVSEVEGITVHVGVQEAEGMP; encoded by the coding sequence ATGCTGCTGCGACGGGATGCGACCGAGGAGCGCGACGAGCACATCGACATGACGCCGATGGTCGACGTGGTGTTCCAGCTCATGACGTTCATGCTCTTCTCGTCGCAGATGAGCGGCGGCGAGCTGGTCGACGTGCCCGCCGCGCGGCACGGGGTCGGCGTGGAGCAGTCGGCGGCGACGTTCCTCACCCTGCTGGAGCCGAAGTCGCCCGGGGCCGAGCCCCAGCTCCTTCTGGGCCACGGCAACGGCCCGCCCGCGACCCTCGACCAGGCCAAGCGGGCCGTCGACCAGGCCGCCCGGCAGGGGATCCGCAAGGTCATCCTGCAGGCCGACGGCGACGTCCCCCACGGCAAGGTCCTGGAGGTCGCCGCCGCGGTCTCCGAGGTCGAGGGGATCACCGTCCACGTCGGCGTCCAGGAGGCGGAGGGGATGCCGTGA
- a CDS encoding MotA/TolQ/ExbB proton channel family protein produces MNVTRIIDSAGYVIYGALAFLAVWGVYNAILLYRTLRKKTIKDPTALILQVQELCQAKKFDAAMSVCQSPTYWHTALAQLIAVALKNRGKGLAKTKQLLVTEFHTEVVADMENRLGSISTIVRMGPLLGLLGTVASMIAAFGRIGSSEKVNPNALASDISLALWATGAGLLIANPMMLIGNDFHARLRRLRDRTERQLQEVLDVLEPIEATRTPAERSPRPASSR; encoded by the coding sequence ATGAACGTGACGCGGATCATCGACTCGGCCGGCTACGTCATCTACGGTGCGCTGGCATTCCTGGCGGTGTGGGGGGTGTACAACGCCATCCTGCTGTACAGGACGCTCCGCAAGAAGACGATCAAGGATCCCACCGCGCTGATCTTGCAGGTGCAGGAGCTTTGCCAGGCGAAGAAGTTCGACGCCGCCATGAGCGTCTGCCAGAGCCCCACCTACTGGCACACCGCGCTGGCGCAGCTGATCGCGGTGGCGCTCAAGAACCGGGGCAAGGGGCTGGCGAAGACCAAGCAGCTCCTGGTGACCGAGTTCCACACCGAGGTCGTCGCGGACATGGAGAACCGGCTGGGGTCGATCTCGACGATCGTGCGGATGGGGCCGCTGCTGGGGCTGCTGGGGACGGTCGCGTCGATGATCGCGGCGTTCGGGCGCATCGGCAGCTCGGAGAAGGTCAACCCGAACGCGCTGGCGTCCGACATCAGCCTGGCGCTCTGGGCCACCGGGGCGGGGCTGCTGATCGCCAACCCGATGATGCTCATCGGCAACGATTTCCACGCCCGGCTCCGCCGCCTCCGCGACCGCACCGAGCGTCAGCTCCAGGAGGTCCTGGACGTCCTCGAGCCGATCGAGGCCACCAGGACGCCCGCCGAGCGGTCGCCGCGGCCGGCCTCGTCGCGCTGA
- a CDS encoding phytanoyl-CoA dioxygenase family protein produces MLEAQGFEIVERVLGTDACETLAASAVAAGRSSAGTRNLLAEPWCRSLAEALRPALARLIPASFAGVQCTYFEKSRKGNWLVPMHQDLSIAVSERVEHPDLRGWSEKEGGLFVQPPDSLLAELLAVRVHLDPCGLDDGPLRVVPGSHRLGRIDAESLPAVRRATPEVACVVDRGGVLVMRPLLLHASSKATGTGRRRVLHFLFGPAEPPCGLRWRHVV; encoded by the coding sequence ATGCTGGAAGCCCAGGGATTCGAAATCGTCGAACGGGTGCTCGGCACCGACGCGTGCGAGACGCTCGCGGCCTCGGCCGTCGCCGCCGGGCGGTCGTCGGCCGGGACGCGGAACCTGCTGGCGGAGCCCTGGTGCCGGTCGCTGGCCGAGGCGCTTCGGCCCGCCCTCGCGCGGTTGATCCCGGCGTCGTTCGCGGGCGTGCAGTGCACGTACTTCGAGAAGTCGCGGAAAGGCAACTGGCTCGTTCCGATGCATCAGGACCTGAGCATCGCCGTCTCGGAACGCGTCGAACATCCGGACCTACGCGGCTGGTCCGAGAAGGAGGGGGGCCTGTTCGTGCAGCCGCCCGATTCGTTGCTGGCCGAGCTGCTGGCCGTGCGGGTGCATCTTGATCCCTGCGGCCTCGACGACGGCCCCCTGCGCGTCGTGCCCGGCTCGCACCGGCTGGGCCGGATCGACGCCGAGTCCCTCCCGGCCGTCCGCCGAGCGACGCCCGAGGTCGCCTGCGTCGTCGATCGCGGCGGCGTCCTGGTCATGCGGCCCCTGCTCCTGCACGCGTCCTCCAAGGCCACGGGGACCGGCCGCCGCCGCGTGCTCCACTTCCTCTTCGGCCCTGCCGAGCCGCCTTGCGGCCTGCGGTGGAGGCACGTCGTCTGA